From Acidobacteriota bacterium:
AACATCGCCAACGGTTGCGGTTATACCATGCTCAATCCATTTCAGCGAGCGCCGCCCGCAACGCATCCATTGCCAGCACGGCGCAATGTTCTTTGTTGCGCGGCAAGCCGCCCAGCGCCGCGCTGACATCTTTAGCGTTCAATTGCCGAGCTTCAGCCAGCGTTTTTCCGTTGAGCATCTCGGTCAATACCGAAGCCGCCGCGATGCAGGGCGGACAACCTTGCACCTGAAAGCCGCTGGCGCCGATGCGCGCGTCTTCAATTTTCAAATACAGATGAAGCAGGTCACCGCAAACCGGATTGGTCGCCATGCCTCGCACAGAAGCGTCGGCCAGTTCGCCCACGTTGTGCGGATTGTCGAGGTGTTTGAGGATTTGGGGACTGTACATAATGCCGGGCAGTTTAGCGTAGCGGCTGGGTTTGCGCCTAATTGGATAAGGTTAGAAAACGCGGCCTGTGGCGGTACCGCGCGCGTGAGCAAGCGGAGTTGGCGCGGTTGTGCCGTTGTGCCTGGCCTGACGTGCCGCTTGCTCACGCGCGCGGTACCGTCCCGGCTCCAAACAACTTGCTAGTTCAATGGCGCTGGCTACAATATAAACACCGAAATGGTGGCGCTTACGTTTTGTTGGCTCACTGGATTGATCAACACCTGAATCCTTGAAGAAGTAGACCACCAGCCACACGGATCGTTGCTCTTAGCGCGACGGTACCGCACACGAACGCATCGGCTAGCTGACTGAGAAACCAACCAACTGCATATGCATTACAGGAGAATTGCCATGAGATTGCAGAGCCTTGTTAGCACTTTTCTGCTGCTCGTTGCCCTTACCCTTTGCGCCAGCGCGCAAACCGTGACTGGGACGTTGAACGGCACTGTCACCGACACGTCGGGCGCGGTGGTGCCGAGCGTGGAAGTCGTCGCCAAGAGCCTGGAAACCGGCATCACACGCACTACCCGCAGCAACGCCGAGGGCTTTTACAACATGCCTTTTTTGCCCCTGGGCAGTTACGACGTGACGGTGGGCGCGAACGGCTTTAAGAAAATCATCAAGAATGGCGTGCTCATCGAATTGAACAGGACCACCGTTTCGGATTTCAAACTGGAAATCTCCAGCATCGGCGACGCCGTGCAGATAACCGGCGAGACGCCGCAGATCGAAACTTCCACTGGTGAATTGAAGCATTCGCTGGATGAGAAGCGCGTCGAAGACACGCCACTGGCCGGGCGCAATTTCATTTCGCTGGTCGAACAGATTCCCGGTTTCCAAATCTCTTCGTTCGGCGGCGACGCTTCGAGCGGCCAGAATAATCCGACCAATTCCAGCGGCTCGTTCGCGGCCTTTAGCG
This genomic window contains:
- a CDS encoding iron-sulfur cluster assembly scaffold protein; this translates as MYSPQILKHLDNPHNVGELADASVRGMATNPVCGDLLHLYLKIEDARIGASGFQVQGCPPCIAAASVLTEMLNGKTLAEARQLNAKDVSAALGGLPRNKEHCAVLAMDALRAALAEMD